From Triticum aestivum cultivar Chinese Spring chromosome 4A, IWGSC CS RefSeq v2.1, whole genome shotgun sequence, a single genomic window includes:
- the LOC123086564 gene encoding uncharacterized protein — protein MESASAQSAAAKIPIPTPSPPIAQSDSDQPPKAMATAEVEAAIAALPARKEALREAFDRLAACSPFPLPFTWGELDVHISSLQSSISLRHRQLRVLEGARSALAVPAPLPTGKRKNQGDEDTTSEEEEVEEEEYEEVMEEVEEEVEVEVEEEVEEEVEVEEEDADDEEVVVEEEEEEEVVEIEEDEVDANNAAGKPQKDGEQMLEAEEEKVNEHKVLEASDEAERDCKVEKDEEEPQVSDDEMGDAKDEQQEAKKVSVKKVCNKDLVAACSRMNVAGLVNIVFNNNIDRQEYPVAMCNAKDAAALVLDVVRIFLPKKQTKTNRIWENCVALIRCVPAVSPKLSVRMIDQAKLFAKYWKKKIGESEICGDHGMLDSWAFLNFIISYNIVSEFDVDEIIRLYGTVPRKYQKKNCVNLCKGLGLVSRISDLIDYLIENGQQLSVIPMTQVLQLVDKYPPLALLEGYVEKAKGTALELLSKNGLDKSLNLTISKEIENLRLAESMVKQQLTDSRKSVTILEEINKLLVEYAKSRITTNASTTSTLNSRQQQKTQQQKQKQKYKKHKKEQQQHEGQVGQVQGKQRKLEGKQLYLNQPRPCVTKLPTPTGPSARSLSPVIPNVTQIGPIGHRPFDLMPAIPLPFLPGIQGGPVAANVVPTRHNPFQQNPLYRHPSFHP, from the coding sequence ATGGAGTCCGCCTCGGCGCAATCCGCCGCCGCCAAAATTCCAATCCCCACCCCCTCTCCTCCGATAGCGCAGTCTGACTCCGACCAGCCCCcgaaggcgatggcgacggcggAGGTGGAGGCAGCAATCGCCGCGCTCCCggccaggaaggaggccttgcgcGAGGCCTTCGACCGCCTCGCCGCCTGCTCGCCCTTCCCGCTCCCcttcacctggggcgagctcgACGTTCACATCTCCTCCCTCCAGTCCTCCATCTCGCTCCGCCACCGCCAGCTACGGGTCCTCGAGGGGGCCCGCTCCGCCCTCGCCGTTCCCGCACCACTCCCAACCGGCAAGCGCAAAAATCAAGGAGACGAAGACACcaccagcgaggaggaggaggtggaggaagaggagTACGAGGAAGTGATGGAGGAGGTGGAAGAAgaagtggaggtggaggtggaggaggaggtggaagaagaagtggaggtggaggaggaggatgctgatgatgaggaggtggttgtggaagaggaggaggaggaggaggtcgtggagATTGAAGAAGATGAGGTAGATGCCAACAATGCGGCAGGCAAGCCGCAGAAGGACGGCGAGCAGATGCTGGAAGCTGAAGAAGAGAAGGTGAATGAGCATAAGGTTTTGGAGGCCAGTGATGAGGCCGAGAGGGACTGCAAGGTAGAGAAGGATGAAGAGGAACCGCAGGTGTCTGACGATGAGATGGGGGATGCCAAAGACGAGCAGCAGGAAGCCAAGAAGGTTTCTGTGAAAAAAGTGTGTAATAAGGATCTTGTAGCGGCATGCTCTAGAATGAACGTCGCAGGACTGGTGAATATCGTGTTTAACAACAACATCGACCGTCAAGAGTACCCTGTGGCCATGTGCAATGCCAAAGATGCCGCTGCTCTTGTCCTTGATGTGGTTAGGATCTTTCTGCCCAAAAAacagaccaagaccaacaggatcTGGGAGAACTGTGTTGCGCTGATCCGCTGTGTGCCTGCTGTGTCACCCAAGCTTTCTGTGCGCATGATAGATCAGGCCAAGCTGTTTGCCaaatactggaagaagaagatCGGTGAGTCGGAGATTTGTGGAGATCATGGCATGCTGGACTCATGGGCCTTCCTTAACTTCATCATTTCTTACAACATTGTATCAGAGTTTGATGTCGATGAGATCATCCGTCTCTATGGCACTGTCCCACGCAAATATCAGAAGAAGAACTGCGTCAATCTCTGCAAGGGTCTTGGTCTTGTCAGTAGGATCAGCGACTTAATTGATTATTTGATTGAAAATGGACAACAGTTGAGCGTCATACCAATGACACAGGTTCTTCAATTGGTGGACAAATATCCACCACTTGCTCTTCTGGAGGGATATGTTGAGAAGGCAAAAGGGACTGCTCTAGAGTTACTTAGCAAGAATGGATTAGACAAGTCCCTGAATCTGACCATATCAAAGGAGATTGAGAATCTTCGGCTTGCGGAATCTATGGTTAAACAGCAACTCACTGATTCAAGAAAATCGGTTACTATCTTGGAAGAGATTAACAAATTGTTAGTTGAGTATGCAAAGAGCCGTATTACAACAAATGCCTCTACTACATCGACATTAAATTCAAGGCAGCAGCAAAAGACCCAACAGCAGAAGCAAAAGCAGAAATACAAGAAGCACAAGAAGGAGCAGCAGCAACACGAGGGACAAGTTGGCCAAGTGCAGGGGAAACAAAGAAAGCTGGAAGGGAAACAGCTGTACTTAAACCAGCCAAGGCCATGTGTTACCAAGCTACCAACTCCAACTGGTCCTTCCGCAAGATCTCTATCACCTGTGATTCCGAATGTGACACAGATTGGCCCCATTGGGCATCGGCCGTTTGATTTAATGCCTGCAATTCCTCTACCATTTTTACCGGGAATTCAAGGTGGGCCAGTTGCAGCAAATGTCGTACCTACTCGGCATAATCCTTTCCAGCAAAATCCTTTATACCGCCATCCGTCATTCCACCCCTAG